The Rubricoccus marinus nucleotide sequence AGCAGGTCGGCAGAGGCGAGGCGCGCGTCGATGACGACCTCGCCGTGATCGGTGAACTTGACGGCGTTGGAAAGCAGGTTGAGGATGACCTGGCGCAGCCGCGTCGCATCGCCAGAGGCCATGAACGGGACGCCCTCGTCCACGACGGCGGCCACTTCGACGCCCTTTTCCGCCGCGTGGAACGCCACGAGGTCCAGCGCATCCTCGATGCACGAGCGGACCTCGAACGGGTGGTCCTCTAGCTCCATCATCCCCGCCTCGATCTTGGAGAAGTCCAAGATGTCGTTGATGACCGCGAGGAGGTTCTCGCCGCTGGAGCGGATGATGCTGGCGTACTCCTGCTGCTCGGGCGTGAGGTCGGTGTCCAGGAGGTGCCCGGTCATCCCGATCACGCCGTTAAGCGGGGTCCGGATCTCGTGGCTCATGTTGGCCAGGAACTCGCTCTTGGCCTGCGTGGCGGATTCGGCGGCCTCTTTTGCCGCTCGCAACGCGCGCTCGTGGGCGTGCTGCTCCGTTACGTCCATGATGAGCCCGGAAAGCGCCGCGGCGTGCCCCTCCGCGTCCCGCTCCACCTTTCCGACGACGCGCAGGACGCGCTGCTTTCCGTCGGCGCGGCGGATGCGGAAGTGGACGGGGTCGGCGCGGCGGCTCGCAGTCTCCTGGATCGCCTGGGTGAGTTGCTCCACGTCATCGGGGTGGACGTGCTGGAGAAACAGCATCGCCGTCGGCTCCACGGAGCCGGGCTCGTAGCCGAAGATGTGGAACGTCTCGTCTGCCCAGTGAGCGGCGCCAGAGGCCACGTTCCACTCCCAATGTCCGATGTGGGCGATTCTCTGGGCCTCTTCGAGGCGGTCGAGCGTTTCGCGCAAGGCGGCCTCGGCCTGCTCGCGCTCCCTGAGCTCGTGGTGGATCTGATCGTACCGCTCGGTGAGCTCTCGGGAGGAGACGCCCAGAGACCGCTCTAGCAGCTCCTGGTCCTTGTCCGCCTGCCGGTAGGCCGCGTCCACGCGCGCGATGAAGTGTCCGAAGCGGGGGTCCTCAGGCGCCTCGTCGCCGTAGGTGCGGGCGATCTGGCGCTGGAGCAGGCGATGAAGAGACGACAAGAGATCAGGCGGGGGCCGGGGCGCCAGAGGCGCGGCCGGGGTGGGTTCAGGCCTCGGCGAGCGCCGTGACCGTCATGGTCTGGTTGTGGAGTTCGCAGAGCGAGTTGCCCTGCACGGGCGCGAGCTCTCCGTAGGAGTAGAAGCCCACGCACGCCGCTGCGCCGAACACAGAGGACGCTTCCTCCACTTCCTCTTCAATGCGTGGTCCCATGGCCCACCGGCGGCCCACGCAGCTCACGATCAAGGCGAGCTCGGCGGGTTGCCCGAGCATGTCGGCGGCGAGCTCCGTTGCCGAAGCGGCGCCGTCCACGAGCCGGTCGTGGCTGGTGCGCATGAGTTGGGCCGTGGCCCCGTGCGGGATGTCGCCAGCAAACGTGATGGTGCCCGCCTCCCGGTCCACGTTGAGAACCGTCCGGACGAGCACGTAATCAGATCCGGGGACCTGGATGGAGAGCGGGAAGAGCAGGCCGCTGGCGGGGAGGTCGGCAGCGTAAGGGCCGAGGTACTCGCAGTAGAGGTCGAAGGCAGAGCGGCCATCCAGTTCGTAGAGGACGTTACCTTCCGAGCGCGTGACGACGCGGCGCGGGCCAAAGGTGTCCCACCCCCCGACCGCGCTGGACCCGACGCGCAGGTTCTCGCCATAGAGCGCGAGCGCGGCAGCGCCGGGGCCTTCAAGCGGCGTGTCGGCCCAGATAGGCGTGCGCTCGAACCGCTCGCCGTCGGCGGCCAGTCCTCCCGTCACTTTAGTCCCACTCGGAAGCGCACTTTCGAGGCCTCTGGCGAGAGCGCTCCCGTTGAGGGCGATCCCGTCCGCGAGGACGAACACGTGCGCCAGAGGCTGGCCGTCGGGGTCGCGGGGCGCCACGAGGGCTCCCAGGCGGCGCCCCGTTTCGTCGGCCGTCTCGCCGGGGACCAGAGGGACCGAGACGACCTCCGCCGTTGAGGTGCCGAACGTGACGGCGGCCGTCACGAGAGAGCCGTCGGACACGCGGTCGCCGGAGATCTCTCCGCCCGAGGCAGCGCCCAGAATCCGTGCGTGGGGATACCGGGCCCGCACGGCAGCAAAGGCCCGCGGGTCGGAGATCAGCTCGGTCGAACCGAATGCGAAGACCAGATCGGCGGGCTCGCTCTCGGGGGCGACCGGGGTGCCGGGAATCCAGGACCAGCGGGTCGTGTGCATGGGCGGTGATGGCGTAACGGGGAAAGCATCGGCGTAGTGGAACCGTTTGTTAAACGAGCCCATGGGATGTGCACTTCGGCATCTCCATCGGTCTTCTGCACGCTCCCGCGCGGTCACCCCGCAGCCTCTGGCGCCAGAGGCGAGCCGTGCGTGGTACGTTTCGGGCCAGCCCCCCTCCCCTCTCCCGTGCCCGACGCCAGAGGCCCTCTCCGCATTGCCCTGTTCACGGGCAACTACCACCACGTCGAGGACGGCGTCTCGCGCACACTGAACCGCCTTGTGCGGTATTTGCTCGCGCAGAGCCATGAGGTGCTGATCATTGGGCCGACTGTCCCAGACCCGCCGATGGAGCACGCCGGGACGCTCGTGCCGGTCCCCAGCGTGTCCATCCCCACGCGACCGGAGTACCAGTTCACGACCGGCTTTCCGAGCGACGTGAAGTGGAAGGTGCGGCACTGGAAGCCCGACGTGGTCCACATCGCGACGCCCGATCGGCTGGGCTTCGCCGCGCTGAAATGGGCCGAGCGCGAGGGGCTGCCCATCGTCTCGTCCTACCACACGCACTTTCCGTCGTACCTGGGCTACTACCACGCGGGCGCGCTGGAACCCCTCCTCTGGCGCCTGGCGCGGCGGTTCTACAACCGCGTCGGGGAGGTCTTCGTCCCGACGCCGTCCATGGCGGACGTGCTGCGCGAGCACGGCATCACGGCGCCCATCGAGCTGTGGCCGCGCGGCGTCGAGACCGACCGGTTCACGCCAGAGGCCCGCTCCAGCCTCTGGCGCGAGGCCAAAGGCTTCTCGGAGGACGAGATCGTCATCACGTTCGTGAGCCGGCTGGTCAAGGAGAAAAGCGTCGACGTGTACGCCGACGTGGTCAACCGCCTGCGCGCCAGAGGCCTGCCGGTGCGGGGGCTCGTGGTGGGCTCTGGCCCAGAGCGTGAGGCGATGGAAGCGCGCGCGCCCGACGCCGTCTTTACCGGGCACCTCGGCGGGGAAGAGATCGCGGCGGCCTACGCGTCGTCCGACATATTCCTGTTCCCCAGCGAGACCGAGACGTTCGGCAACGTCACGCTGGAGGCGATGGCGAGCGGGCTGCCCGCCGTCTGCGCCGACGCGGTCGGCAGCAGCAGCCTCGTCGTGGACGGCGAGACCGGCTTTCTCTGCCCGCCCCGCGACGTGGACGCCTTTACAAACGCGACCGCACGCCTGGTAGAGGACCCCGCACTCCGCCAGCGGCTGGGTGCCGCCGCCCGTGAACGCGCGCTGACCTACGACTGGGACGCCATCCTGGGGCGCCTCGCCGACCGGTACCGCGCCGCGGCCTCTGGCGAGGCGCGGTGAGCCACGGGCCTCTGGCGCCGGAGACTCAGGGAAAGCCTCAGTTTCGAGAGGTCTGAGCTTGCCCGCGCGCGCCAGCGGCGGCACCTTGCGGCCCTCCTCACGACCGACCGCATGACCGTCTGCGACCTCACGCACGCCTACCACGAGACCAGCGGGGGCATCCGCACCTACATCGACGCGAAGCGGCGCTACATCCTGGAGGAAACGGAGCACTCGCACGCGCTCGTCATTCCGGGAGAAACGGACCGCGTGACGCGCGACGGGCGGGCAGTCACCGTAGAAGTGGCGGCGCCGTTTATCGCGGGCGCCGAACCGTACCGGTGGTTCCGCAACCCCCGCAGCGCGCGTAGAGCGCTGGAATACGTCGCGCCAGAGGTGATCGAGCTGGGCACCTACTTCATGCCGACTGAGTGGCAGCCCGCGTTCGCGGTCCGCAACGCGAGGCGCCGCGCAGGGAAAGCGGGCATCGTCTCCATCTTTACCCACACCGACTTTGCGGACTCCTACGCCGAGGGCTACGTCTCGCAGGTGCTCGGCGACCGGGTGGGAAAGCTGACCGGCAAAGCGGCGCACGTCTACGTCAAGCAGCTCATCAACCGCGCCGATTGCGCGGCGGCGCCCTCCCCTGCTCAGGCCCAGGACTTCCACAAGCGCGGCCTAGATGTGCTCCTGGCCAGCTACGGCGTGGATGTCAAGACGTTCACGCCCCAGGCCGCCTCTGGCGCCGAGGTCCGCGCCGAACTCGGCATCCCGCCAGAGGCCCTCTTCCTCGTCTACGCCGGCCGGCTGGACTCGGAAAAGCGTACGGACACGATGGTGAGCGCGGTTCGGCGCGTCAATGAGACGCGCCCGGCCGTTCTGGTGATGGTGGGCGAAGGCCCGCACCGCGATGGCCTCAAAGAGGAACAGGAAGCGGGCGCGCCTATCCGTGTCCTCCCCTATCTCACGAGCAAAGAAGCGCTGGCTCGCCTGTTCGCCTCGGCCGACCTCTATCTCACCGCCGGGCCGTACGAGACGTTCGGCCTCTCGGTCGCCGAGGCGCAGGCCTGTGGCCTCCCGGTCGTCGGCGTCGCCGGCGGCGCGCTGATCGAGCGCGTGCCCGACGGCCTCGGCCTCCTCGGCCCCGTTGACGACGACGAGGCGATGGCCACCAACATCCTCCAGGTCGCCGAGTGCCGCGACGAGATGGGCCGCGCCGGACGCGAGGAGGTCGTCGCGCGTTTCGCGTGGGAGATCACCTTCCGCAAGATGTTCGGCCTCTACGACGCCGCGCTCGCCCGCACGGCGTAGGCCTCTGGCGCCAGAGGCTGGCCTCGCGTCCCTCGCCAAACCACAAGCGCGGGTGGAATCAAGCGCGTGGTCTCGTCGTCTACCTCCTGTCTTCCTCCCCTACCCCGACTCACGATGACCAAACTGACACTCCTCTTCGCGCTCCTCTTCGCGGCTTCGGCCGTCCAGGCTCAGGACCATGACATGGCCGGAGGCCACGATGGCGCCGAGCACGCGATGCACCAGAACATGCCGCCCATGCGCGCCAACGATTCGGCGCGCCCGAGCCCCAACGCTGGCGTCATGCAGACCATCGGCACCACGACCGTGATGGTGCATTACAGCCGCCCATCCGCCAAGGGCCGCACCATCTTCGCGAGCAGCGACGACGCGCTCGTCCCGCTTGGCAAGGTCTGGCGGACCGGAGCCAACGAGGCGACGGCGGTTTCCTTCTCTGGTGACGTGATGATCGGCGGCGAAACGCTCCCAGCCGGCACCTACGGCCTGTTCACCATCCCCGGCGAAAGCGAGTGGACCATCATCTTCAACAACGTCGCCGAGCAGTGGGGCTCGATGGGCTACGATGAGGCTGAGGACGCGCTCCGCGTGATGGCAGCGCCCATCTCCGGCGGACCGGCGCAGGAGCAGTTCGAGATCTCCTTCGAGAACGTCACCGCAGAAGGCGGCGTGATGGTCCTCGCATGGGACGATGTCCGCGTGCCCGTTTCCATCTCCGTCGCAGGCTAGTACCCTCCGGCGAACAGTTTCCGAGCCTCTGGCGCAGACGTGGTCTCGCCAGAGGCTCGGTTCGTTTGGGGCCACCGGCGAGGCGCCGCGCGGCCCGCTAGTTAAGCGTTCAGGCGTCCCAGTCTGGCGCGAACCCGGGCTGCACGAGCCGCTGCGAACGAGCGAGCGCATCGATCTGCGCGACTTCGTCGGCCGAGAGCGTGAGGTCCAACGCGGCGAAGTTGGCCTCGATGTGCGCGCGAGAGGTGGCCTTGGGCACCGCCGCCACGCGGTCCTGCTGGATCAGCCACGCGAGCGTGACCTGCACCGGCGTCGCGCCGTGCGCGTCCCCGATGGCCTGGAGCGTCGCGTCTTCCACGACGGCTCCCTGCGCGATGGGGCTGTACGCCGTCAGGAACAGGCCTCTGGCGCGGACGGCCTCTAAAAGCGTGTCCTGGGACAGGAAGGGGTGATACTCCACTTGGTCACACGCCAGCGTCGGCTCGATCTCCAGCGCGCGTTCCAGCATCTCGCTGGGTGTGTTGCTCACACCGATCAGCCGTGCTTTCCCCGCGTCGCGCACGTCGGCAAGCGCGCGGATCGTTTCCTCCAGTGGGATGTCGGCGTTCGGCCAGTGCATAAGGAGCAGGTCCACGTAGTCCGTGTCCAGCTTGCGGAGGCTTTCGTCCGCCACGCGGTGCACGCCGGCCGCATCTAGGTCGTCGCGCCACACCTTCGTCGTGACGAACACGTCATCGCGCGCGACGCCAGAGGCCTTCAGCCCGCGCCCGACCTCTTCCTCGTTGCCGTACATCTGCGCGGTATCGATGTGACGGTAGCCGATATCGAGGGCATTGCGGACGGCGGTTTCGGCATCGCTGCCGCGGAGCTTGTACGTGCCGAGTCCGAGCGTGGGGACGACGACGCCGTGGATGGAAAGGTGGCGAGGCATACGGGTAGGGGCTATTTCCGCATGCACGCCCCCGCGCCCACGCCGGTTCGCCACAGGCCTCTGGCGCGGCGGCTGTTCGCGGAAACCGCGAGACGGCTGTTCGCTATCTGAGTGGTGCCGAAAGCGCCCCGTTACGCACGGCGCCGATCTGCCTCTCTCCACAGTCATCGCCAGAGGCACCGCACGCCTCTGGCGGCGTACAGCCCGCGTCCTCCTCTTTCCCTACGCCATGCGCCTTTCCCTCGACCGCTCCCGCGCCCTCCCCTTTCTCACCGACCGCGACGCGCTCGACGGCGCCGTGCTGGACGCCCACGGCAAGGTGCTCACCGGCGGCACGCGCAGCCCCGAGATGCTCGGCTGGCGCCAGATGCTCCTTGAGCCCGACGACGCGCTGATCGAATCCGTGCAGAACGTCGCGAGCGAGATCCGCGAGCGCGCGGACGTGCTCGTGTGCGTCGGCATCGGCGGCTCGTACCTCGGCGCCGAGGCCGTGAACCAGGCCCTCGCGCCGTACTTCGGAGCAGATAGTCCCGAGGTCATCTTCGCCGGCCACCACCTCTCGCCCGCCTACCACGAGCAGCTTCTGGCGTACTTGGAGGGCAAGAGCGTGTACGTCAACGTGATCTCGAAGTCCGGGACCACGCTGGAGCCCGCGATGGCTTTCCGCTTCCTCCGCCGCTTTCTCGAAGAGCGCTTCGACGACGCCGACCGCCGCGTGATCGCGACGACCGACAAGTCCTCTGGCGTCCTCCGTGGGCTCGCCGACGAGAAAGGCTACCGGACTTACGTCGTGCCGGATGACGTCGGCGGCCGGTTCTCGGTCCTCACGCCCGTCGGCTTGCTCCCCATCGCCGCGGCCGGTCACGACATCCGCTCGCTGTTTTACGGCGCCGTCGGTGCCGCCAGAGGCCTGACGGATGCGGGCGCGGACCACCCGGCGCTGGCGTACGCGGGCGACCGGTTCGCTTTCCACGAGGCCGGCTACAGCGTCGAGCTCATGTCCGTCATGGAAGCCAAGTTGCGCGGGCTGGGCTACTGGTGGCAGCAGCTCTACGGCGAGAGCGAGGGCAAGGAAGGCAAAGGCCTCTTCCCCGTTACGCTCCAGTACACGACCGACCTCCACTCAGTCGGCCAGTACGTGCAAGAAGGCAAGCGCCTGTTCGTGGAAAGCTTCTTGCGCCTGGACGACGAGAAGGCAGGCCTGACGCTGGACGAGGAGCCCGATAACCCAGACCAACTCAACGACCTCGCCGGCACGCCTTACGGCGCTGCGAACAAAGCCGCCTGGGAAGGCACCGCCGAAGCCCACCGCGAGGGCGACGTGCCCAGCTGGACGTGGACACTCCCCCGCATCGACGCCGACGCTCTCGGCGAAGCGATCTACACCTTCGAGCACGCCGTCGCCGTCAGCGGCACGATGCTGGGCGTCGATCCCTTCAACCAGCCGGGCGTAGAGGCGTACAAGAAGAAGATGTTTCGCTTGCTCGGGCGCGATTAGGACCCATCACCCCCTTCTCTGCGGCCTCTGGCGTTCGATTTCGCCAGAGGCCGCGTTGCGTTCACACGGCCTGCAAGTTTCTGGACCCTTTGGCAGACCTCCGGCGCAACCGATACACAGGCCATAGGAGGCCAGAATCGCCGGTCGTGGAAACCGCTTCTGTCCTAAATCGCCGAATGGAGCGGCTCAGGGCCTCTGGCGCCAAACACTTCTCCACATCGTGGAGAACCCTGTGGAGAACAGGGCGCAAGTGGGCTCCGGTCCACACGCGTTCCAACAATGGGGTACCGCGAGCCGAAAGCAACCACAGTCGGCGCACGCCGCGCCCCACGGTTACCCACGGAGCCCGCGCGTGGACAACCCGAGCGGGCTAGGTGCGAGGCTCTGGTGTGGACACCCGTGGAGAAGTGGACAACGTGCTCGCGATCTCACCAGAGGCCTGCGCTCGCGGCGTTCAGCCCTCCGCCACATGTGGACGGCGCCGGGGAGAACCTCTGCACTTCTGCACGGCGCTCCACAATCGACGGCGCCAAATCGGTTATCCACGTATCCACAGCCCCTACTATACCCTCTGCTTTACTTTTTTAAGTCTACATGACATAGGCCGGATTGTGAACGGACCTCCGGACTCTGCCCGATATATCGGCGTGTACCACGTGGAGCACGGCCCCCTCAGGCCCGTATGTTGGCATCCGCTCCTCACGGCCCCCCTTCATGACCAAGCGCATACTCGTCGTCCTCGATACCGATGACGACACGCCCGTCGCTCTCGACACCGCCATCGACATCGCTCGCCGCTACGACGGCGAGATCACCTGCGTCGCCCTCGTCGACACCGACGCCATCAACGCCGATTCGGCGGGAGGTGGCATCGGCTCCATGTACTACGCCGAGAAATTACGGGGTCAGCTCAAGGAAGAGACCCGCGCAACGGCTAAGACTCTGTTGGATCAGTTCACCCAGAAGCTGGACCAGGCCGGTGTGCGCCACACGGGAGACCACGTCGCGGAAGGCGCCCGGGTTCAGAGCCTCGTGGAGGACATGAAAACCCACGACCTGCTGGTGGCAGGCCGCGAAAGCCATTTCTACTACGCCGAGCCCCAGAAGAGAACGCACACCCTCGCGAAAGTGGTGGAGCAATCCGCCGCCGCCACGCTCGTCATCGAGAAGGTTATCCCCAATGTGCGTAAGGTGTTGATCGCCTACGACGGCGAGACCGCTGCAGCACGGACGCTCCAGAAGTTTGCTCACCTCTCCCCGTTCGGGACGGACCTCGCGGTGGAGATCGTCCACCTCCGCGCCGACACGGCAGAGGCCCGCCGCGCGAGCGACGCGATGATGACCCACGCCGCGGACTTCCTCCGCGCCTACGGCTACACGGACCTCACGACGACCGGTCTGGAAGGCGGCTCCCCATCCGAGCGTATCGGCGCCTACGCCGAGGCCTCTGGCGCAGACCTGCTGGTGGCCGGTGCGTACTCCACCAAGGGCATCAAGAGCTTCTTTTTCGGCACCACGGCCGTCAAGCTGCTCAACGAGACCACGATCCCGCTCTTCCTCTACAGCTAGCCGCTGGCGCCAGA carries:
- a CDS encoding FIST signal transduction protein is translated as MHTTRWSWIPGTPVAPESEPADLVFAFGSTELISDPRAFAAVRARYPHARILGAASGGEISGDRVSDGSLVTAAVTFGTSTAEVVSVPLVPGETADETGRRLGALVAPRDPDGQPLAHVFVLADGIALNGSALARGLESALPSGTKVTGGLAADGERFERTPIWADTPLEGPGAAALALYGENLRVGSSAVGGWDTFGPRRVVTRSEGNVLYELDGRSAFDLYCEYLGPYAADLPASGLLFPLSIQVPGSDYVLVRTVLNVDREAGTITFAGDIPHGATAQLMRTSHDRLVDGAASATELAADMLGQPAELALIVSCVGRRWAMGPRIEEEVEEASSVFGAAACVGFYSYGELAPVQGNSLCELHNQTMTVTALAEA
- a CDS encoding glycosyltransferase family 4 protein, with amino-acid sequence MPDARGPLRIALFTGNYHHVEDGVSRTLNRLVRYLLAQSHEVLIIGPTVPDPPMEHAGTLVPVPSVSIPTRPEYQFTTGFPSDVKWKVRHWKPDVVHIATPDRLGFAALKWAEREGLPIVSSYHTHFPSYLGYYHAGALEPLLWRLARRFYNRVGEVFVPTPSMADVLREHGITAPIELWPRGVETDRFTPEARSSLWREAKGFSEDEIVITFVSRLVKEKSVDVYADVVNRLRARGLPVRGLVVGSGPEREAMEARAPDAVFTGHLGGEEIAAAYASSDIFLFPSETETFGNVTLEAMASGLPAVCADAVGSSSLVVDGETGFLCPPRDVDAFTNATARLVEDPALRQRLGAAARERALTYDWDAILGRLADRYRAAASGEAR
- a CDS encoding glycosyltransferase: MTVCDLTHAYHETSGGIRTYIDAKRRYILEETEHSHALVIPGETDRVTRDGRAVTVEVAAPFIAGAEPYRWFRNPRSARRALEYVAPEVIELGTYFMPTEWQPAFAVRNARRRAGKAGIVSIFTHTDFADSYAEGYVSQVLGDRVGKLTGKAAHVYVKQLINRADCAAAPSPAQAQDFHKRGLDVLLASYGVDVKTFTPQAASGAEVRAELGIPPEALFLVYAGRLDSEKRTDTMVSAVRRVNETRPAVLVMVGEGPHRDGLKEEQEAGAPIRVLPYLTSKEALARLFASADLYLTAGPYETFGLSVAEAQACGLPVVGVAGGALIERVPDGLGLLGPVDDDEAMATNILQVAECRDEMGRAGREEVVARFAWEITFRKMFGLYDAALARTA
- a CDS encoding DUF2911 domain-containing protein; translation: MTKLTLLFALLFAASAVQAQDHDMAGGHDGAEHAMHQNMPPMRANDSARPSPNAGVMQTIGTTTVMVHYSRPSAKGRTIFASSDDALVPLGKVWRTGANEATAVSFSGDVMIGGETLPAGTYGLFTIPGESEWTIIFNNVAEQWGSMGYDEAEDALRVMAAPISGGPAQEQFEISFENVTAEGGVMVLAWDDVRVPVSISVAG
- a CDS encoding aldo/keto reductase: MPRHLSIHGVVVPTLGLGTYKLRGSDAETAVRNALDIGYRHIDTAQMYGNEEEVGRGLKASGVARDDVFVTTKVWRDDLDAAGVHRVADESLRKLDTDYVDLLLMHWPNADIPLEETIRALADVRDAGKARLIGVSNTPSEMLERALEIEPTLACDQVEYHPFLSQDTLLEAVRARGLFLTAYSPIAQGAVVEDATLQAIGDAHGATPVQVTLAWLIQQDRVAAVPKATSRAHIEANFAALDLTLSADEVAQIDALARSQRLVQPGFAPDWDA
- a CDS encoding glucose-6-phosphate isomerase, encoding MRLSLDRSRALPFLTDRDALDGAVLDAHGKVLTGGTRSPEMLGWRQMLLEPDDALIESVQNVASEIRERADVLVCVGIGGSYLGAEAVNQALAPYFGADSPEVIFAGHHLSPAYHEQLLAYLEGKSVYVNVISKSGTTLEPAMAFRFLRRFLEERFDDADRRVIATTDKSSGVLRGLADEKGYRTYVVPDDVGGRFSVLTPVGLLPIAAAGHDIRSLFYGAVGAARGLTDAGADHPALAYAGDRFAFHEAGYSVELMSVMEAKLRGLGYWWQQLYGESEGKEGKGLFPVTLQYTTDLHSVGQYVQEGKRLFVESFLRLDDEKAGLTLDEEPDNPDQLNDLAGTPYGAANKAAWEGTAEAHREGDVPSWTWTLPRIDADALGEAIYTFEHAVAVSGTMLGVDPFNQPGVEAYKKKMFRLLGRD
- a CDS encoding universal stress protein; the protein is MTKRILVVLDTDDDTPVALDTAIDIARRYDGEITCVALVDTDAINADSAGGGIGSMYYAEKLRGQLKEETRATAKTLLDQFTQKLDQAGVRHTGDHVAEGARVQSLVEDMKTHDLLVAGRESHFYYAEPQKRTHTLAKVVEQSAAATLVIEKVIPNVRKVLIAYDGETAAARTLQKFAHLSPFGTDLAVEIVHLRADTAEARRASDAMMTHAADFLRAYGYTDLTTTGLEGGSPSERIGAYAEASGADLLVAGAYSTKGIKSFFFGTTAVKLLNETTIPLFLYS